From the Kitasatospora viridis genome, one window contains:
- a CDS encoding PD-(D/E)XK motif protein — protein sequence MTDSALRGVVEEHWAALGTGQITSDRRLRVAELPVVTDSGPLVVAIDHEGHRHVLVPIHAHQKVRRGLDGPVLRLRKRDLEDEETYQSYADLVCLRPDLDYLFTELCADVLGTAESMPAHPVKALYRVLDRWRALFRTEGHPLRPEQIAGLFGELTVLNRLLERDPSAHRLWRGPHGHRHDFSTAATAVEVKATTDSEGRRPRIHGLDQLEPPTDGLLSLAWFRLQRVAARGIGTGLVELIGQALERCDDESSLLDLLAAVGYRSSDVDLYGDVRFAIIEERWYRVDAQFPGLTGHALAVAGLPVSVLDVEYTIDLSGGTPVPMTPDEASQLIETMIQESA from the coding sequence ATGACCGACAGCGCACTCCGTGGGGTCGTCGAGGAGCACTGGGCCGCGCTCGGGACCGGGCAGATCACGAGCGACCGCAGGCTACGAGTCGCTGAACTGCCGGTAGTCACGGACAGCGGGCCCTTGGTGGTGGCCATCGACCATGAGGGTCACCGCCACGTCCTCGTACCGATCCACGCTCACCAGAAGGTTCGACGCGGACTGGACGGGCCGGTGCTCCGGCTGCGCAAGCGGGACCTGGAAGACGAGGAGACCTACCAGTCCTACGCCGATCTGGTATGCCTCCGCCCGGATCTCGACTATCTGTTCACCGAACTGTGCGCCGACGTGCTGGGGACGGCCGAGAGTATGCCCGCGCACCCCGTGAAGGCGCTCTACCGCGTCCTCGACAGGTGGCGGGCACTGTTCCGGACGGAGGGGCACCCGCTTAGGCCGGAACAGATTGCTGGTCTTTTCGGTGAGTTGACGGTGTTGAACCGGCTTCTCGAACGAGATCCGAGTGCGCACCGACTCTGGCGCGGCCCCCACGGTCACCGGCATGACTTCTCTACGGCGGCCACCGCGGTCGAGGTGAAGGCCACTACCGACAGCGAGGGTCGTAGGCCGCGGATCCACGGGCTCGACCAGCTCGAACCACCGACGGACGGTCTGCTGAGCCTGGCGTGGTTCCGCCTACAACGTGTGGCGGCCCGCGGCATCGGTACCGGGCTGGTCGAGTTGATCGGGCAAGCGCTGGAACGGTGCGACGACGAGAGCTCGCTCCTTGACCTACTCGCTGCGGTCGGCTACCGCTCCTCCGACGTCGATCTCTACGGTGACGTGCGGTTCGCGATCATCGAGGAGAGGTGGTATCGGGTCGATGCGCAGTTCCCCGGGCTGACCGGTCATGCCCTCGCGGTCGCGGGTCTACCGGTATCGGTTCTGGACGTCGAGTACACGATCGACCTGTCCGGTGGTACTCCCGTGCCTATGACACCGGATGAAGCCTCCCAACTAATCGAAACGATGATCCAGGAGTCCGCGTGA
- a CDS encoding DNA cytosine methyltransferase: MHTPGPRKPEPITVVDLFSGCGGFTQGFHEFRPVGAEDSGPVFHSLAAVEHDAAAAATYSANFGSGRPDTTVPAARIHFGDIEKWEPAPEDLHADVVVGGPPCQGFSALNRNKKGSERNRLWEEYVRIVAKIRPKVFVIENVDRFLKSDEFQNLLSELQQTGLLADYRLVDPPGYTPADSEATKNSRYLLNAANYGAVQARRRTIVIGVRRDVGDGRTMSYPVATHTRRPKGGVDGSARPLPGTEPPLPSWRAVDSVFAESAVLQLRGTELPERTALIPEVDDVLPGVFTTGELHIGRNPEMLSMARYAAIPPNGNRKDLRDRWYTVDERNEIRIFDTANPPGIRTAVRYLSTESWDKHNTGTGDVMGRLRLGEPSVTIRTEFFKPEKGRYLHPTDPRPITHFEAARIQGFPLDFRWCGSKTDVARQIGNAVPIPLGMAIASAIHGFLRA, from the coding sequence ATGCATACGCCCGGCCCCCGCAAGCCCGAGCCCATCACAGTCGTTGATCTCTTCTCCGGCTGTGGGGGCTTCACTCAGGGGTTCCACGAGTTTCGGCCCGTCGGTGCCGAAGACTCGGGGCCGGTCTTCCACAGCCTTGCCGCAGTCGAGCACGACGCCGCGGCGGCCGCCACCTACTCCGCGAACTTCGGTAGCGGGCGGCCGGACACCACCGTTCCGGCTGCCCGCATCCACTTCGGTGACATCGAGAAGTGGGAGCCGGCTCCCGAGGACCTGCACGCCGATGTGGTGGTCGGAGGCCCTCCCTGCCAGGGCTTCTCGGCGCTCAACCGGAACAAGAAGGGCAGCGAGCGCAACCGCCTCTGGGAGGAGTACGTCCGGATCGTCGCCAAGATCCGCCCCAAGGTGTTCGTCATCGAGAACGTCGACCGGTTCCTCAAGTCGGACGAGTTCCAGAACCTGTTGAGCGAGCTGCAACAGACTGGCTTGCTGGCCGACTACCGGCTTGTCGACCCGCCCGGTTACACGCCGGCCGACAGTGAAGCGACGAAGAACAGTCGATACCTTCTCAACGCCGCCAACTATGGGGCCGTACAGGCGCGTCGGCGAACCATCGTCATCGGGGTACGCCGTGACGTCGGCGATGGGCGCACCATGTCATACCCCGTTGCGACACACACGCGGCGTCCGAAGGGCGGCGTCGACGGCTCGGCTCGGCCGTTGCCGGGCACCGAGCCGCCCCTGCCGTCATGGCGTGCCGTCGACAGTGTCTTCGCGGAGTCCGCGGTCCTACAGCTCCGCGGTACGGAACTGCCGGAGCGGACCGCGCTCATCCCGGAGGTGGACGACGTGCTTCCGGGGGTGTTCACGACGGGTGAACTGCACATCGGTCGCAACCCGGAGATGCTGTCGATGGCCCGGTACGCGGCCATCCCCCCGAACGGAAACCGCAAGGACCTGCGCGACAGGTGGTACACGGTGGACGAGCGGAACGAGATCCGGATCTTCGACACGGCGAACCCGCCGGGCATCCGAACCGCGGTCAGGTACCTCTCCACCGAGAGCTGGGACAAGCACAACACCGGGACCGGCGACGTCATGGGCCGGCTCCGGCTGGGCGAGCCCTCGGTCACCATCCGAACCGAGTTCTTCAAGCCTGAGAAGGGCCGCTACCTCCACCCGACCGATCCCCGGCCGATCACACACTTCGAAGCCGCCCGGATCCAGGGTTTCCCCCTGGACTTCCGCTGGTGCGGGTCGAAGACCGATGTGGCCCGCCAGATCGGCAATGCCGTGCCCATCCCGCTGGGCATGGCCATCGCCTCGGCCATCCACGGCTTCCTGCGAGCCTGA
- a CDS encoding Z1 domain-containing protein: MTDEFDGMYETFKALVETFTPAESVKRLEQLGISADIVERIRERHEQQTVRIREMEEPHAVILGNRDTWYTGPQAKDKCWPRIVNLLREDGWPQEPAISSLDDSSTRIVSLLNHPREKAFSTRGLVVGYVQSGKTTNFTSVVAKAADRGYKLFIVLAGIHNGLRRQTQARLIQQLVEQNPTMWHQLTGLDKDFTPSENPASFFGKSNRTHVLCVVKKNATVLRKLARWLGKASDYLQDCPALIIDDEADQATVATKSINPLILSIMGALPKSAYLGYTASPFANLLIDPSAEDLYPKDFIVNLPKPAGHFGTEVLFGRYALDGEDPEQVDDGHDMIRSVPEDDVNCVRPKSKADVDGFEPIITETLRQAVEYFWLVTAARHVRATGNPHNTMLIHTSVNTSVHNSFSRPLKELRDRSADALGDPDFIARLRDLWERETARVSAEDFGEKTVEFERLLPELPGVLANCRVIMDNSSSEDRLDYENGPVVAIAVGGNTLSRGLTLEGLSVSYFVRAVSAYDTLLQMGRWFGFRNGYADLPRIWMTDELAEWFRHLATVETEMRKDIDIYMTEDETPLTFAVRLRTHPALRVTAAAKMRDAVRASAAYGGQRVQTHYFHTNAEWLKVNLGAARTLVSASATHALRTDDRSADGRFIFRDVPYDLVIDFLSTYRFHEKAPENEAELVIDYIRKRVDTAGSLRRWNVAIVGNPIGVEQRNLTFAAGVTVGRITRARIAVDNPPADFADIKTLMSRRDAAIDLLGDTAKLPEDAIKAERQRQLPDTGLLVLYPIDKESVPTPSKKLREALNAEEHVIGVGLVFPEARGADSTVANYIRADLSRIQIEDEDYSMLDGEGA; encoded by the coding sequence ATGACCGATGAATTCGACGGAATGTACGAGACGTTCAAGGCTCTCGTTGAGACCTTCACTCCCGCGGAGTCGGTCAAGCGGTTGGAGCAGCTCGGGATCAGCGCCGACATCGTTGAGCGGATCCGTGAACGGCACGAACAGCAGACCGTCCGCATCAGGGAGATGGAGGAGCCGCACGCGGTGATCCTCGGCAATCGCGACACCTGGTACACGGGCCCGCAGGCCAAGGACAAGTGCTGGCCGAGGATCGTCAACCTGCTCCGAGAGGACGGGTGGCCGCAGGAACCGGCTATCAGCAGTCTCGACGATTCCTCTACCCGGATCGTCTCGTTGCTTAACCACCCGCGAGAGAAGGCGTTCTCCACTCGTGGCCTCGTCGTCGGCTACGTGCAGTCGGGAAAGACGACCAACTTCACCTCGGTCGTCGCGAAGGCCGCGGACCGCGGGTACAAGTTGTTCATCGTGCTTGCCGGTATTCATAACGGTCTGCGTCGCCAGACCCAGGCGAGGCTGATTCAGCAGCTGGTGGAACAGAACCCCACAATGTGGCACCAGCTGACCGGGCTCGACAAGGACTTCACGCCGAGTGAGAACCCTGCCTCGTTCTTCGGGAAGAGCAACCGAACCCATGTGCTCTGCGTGGTGAAGAAGAACGCCACCGTGCTGCGCAAACTCGCCCGCTGGCTCGGCAAGGCGTCCGACTACCTCCAGGACTGTCCGGCCCTGATCATCGATGACGAGGCCGACCAGGCGACGGTCGCGACGAAGTCGATCAACCCGCTCATCCTGAGCATCATGGGTGCTCTGCCGAAGTCTGCATATCTGGGATACACCGCCTCGCCTTTCGCGAATCTGCTAATCGACCCGAGTGCTGAGGATCTTTATCCGAAGGACTTCATCGTCAACTTGCCCAAGCCTGCAGGGCATTTCGGAACAGAGGTCCTTTTCGGCCGCTACGCGCTCGATGGGGAGGATCCGGAGCAGGTCGACGACGGACACGACATGATCAGGTCGGTTCCCGAGGACGACGTGAATTGTGTGCGCCCCAAGTCGAAGGCGGATGTCGACGGTTTCGAGCCGATCATCACCGAGACTCTTCGTCAAGCCGTTGAGTATTTCTGGTTGGTCACGGCGGCCCGACACGTGCGGGCCACGGGCAACCCGCACAACACGATGCTGATCCACACCAGCGTCAACACGTCCGTGCACAACAGCTTCAGCCGGCCACTCAAGGAGCTACGAGACCGATCCGCGGATGCCCTTGGGGACCCCGACTTCATCGCGCGGCTGCGTGACCTCTGGGAACGGGAGACGGCACGCGTCTCCGCCGAGGACTTCGGAGAGAAGACGGTGGAGTTCGAGCGGCTTCTGCCGGAACTGCCGGGTGTCCTCGCCAACTGTCGGGTCATCATGGACAACTCCAGTAGTGAGGACCGGCTCGACTACGAGAATGGTCCGGTCGTGGCCATTGCCGTGGGCGGTAACACCCTCTCCAGGGGGCTGACCTTGGAAGGTCTGTCCGTGAGTTACTTCGTCCGCGCCGTCTCGGCGTATGACACGCTTCTCCAGATGGGGCGCTGGTTCGGATTCCGGAACGGCTACGCCGACCTGCCCCGGATCTGGATGACCGACGAGCTCGCCGAGTGGTTCCGCCACCTCGCCACGGTCGAGACCGAGATGCGCAAGGACATCGACATCTATATGACGGAGGACGAGACGCCTCTCACCTTCGCCGTTCGCCTGCGCACACACCCGGCCCTCCGCGTGACGGCGGCAGCCAAGATGCGGGATGCCGTCAGGGCGTCCGCCGCCTACGGCGGGCAGCGGGTGCAGACCCACTACTTCCACACCAATGCCGAGTGGTTGAAGGTGAACCTCGGTGCCGCTCGTACCCTCGTGTCGGCATCCGCTACGCATGCGCTTCGAACGGATGACCGTTCAGCGGATGGCCGTTTCATCTTCCGTGACGTGCCGTACGATCTCGTCATCGATTTCCTGTCGACGTACCGGTTCCACGAAAAGGCCCCCGAGAACGAGGCCGAGCTCGTCATCGACTACATTCGCAAGCGAGTCGATACGGCCGGCTCACTGCGCCGATGGAATGTGGCGATCGTGGGAAATCCCATCGGGGTGGAGCAGCGGAACCTCACATTCGCGGCCGGTGTGACGGTCGGTCGGATCACCCGTGCCCGAATCGCCGTGGACAACCCTCCGGCGGATTTCGCCGACATTAAGACTCTGATGAGCCGCCGCGATGCGGCGATCGACCTGCTGGGGGACACGGCCAAGCTCCCGGAGGACGCCATCAAGGCCGAGCGCCAGCGGCAACTTCCGGACACCGGCCTGCTGGTGCTGTATCCGATCGACAAGGAATCCGTGCCAACCCCGTCGAAGAAGCTGCGTGAGGCATTGAACGCGGAGGAGCACGTCATCGGCGTGGGTCTGGTGTTCCCCGAGGCGAGGGGTGCCGATAGCACGGTGGCGAACTACATCCGTGCCGATCTCTCGCGCATTCAGATCGAGGACGAGGACTACAGCATGCTCGACGGAGAGGGTGCATGA
- a CDS encoding DNA cytosine methyltransferase: MSFLYPRLLAEQAKPLFERYRHLTVVDLTARVATTHEAAVYVATGGDRVSADRLHELRAAVVDLAKNAGFPAETSRGGNTDFDLRLAALLHAEMGMVPAEAASRDVWAFLALILLPDVAYWRYPQPPTDRVLGTDLTRHVFGRLWWRAQLVRSSDDLEPYGALEILGEAAFDQIYARRAALGGSPHLVRAILRVWNDLDLQGLNERDTLRDFLKRLLRLAPFVLFDGIEQGPLDDELRAVARESVDAQRHLRSTTVDGALPTRPVPEIAMPVPDIVRGDFDETVASASEAPATSGAPSERGAGPQTLTSLELCAGSGAQALGLERAGFHPVLLIDSKPDACSTIRSNRPQWKVLCADVTEFDSRAEAQVLGVDLLSAGLPRVKSTAAAGRAEDTEERRVLKAAVSLVDSIRPKALLLENVPDLVDGSDFAEDRSWIEERLRLAGYQPSWKVLNAADFGVPQNRRSGFLVALAAPYHAAFSWPEPSPMPSPTVGEVLGSSMAAGGWPGAGEWARSANRIAPALVGGSDRRGGADLGPTGSKKAWAALGVNGDSLGNDVPDTEFPVGGQPKLTVDQAAMIQAIPDDWIVFGGKTSRYRQIGHAMPPPLATAVGRAIAAALQR; the protein is encoded by the coding sequence ATGAGCTTCCTGTACCCGCGGTTGCTCGCAGAGCAGGCAAAGCCCCTTTTCGAGAGGTACCGGCATCTGACGGTGGTCGACTTGACCGCCAGAGTCGCCACCACCCACGAGGCCGCCGTCTATGTGGCCACCGGTGGTGATCGGGTCTCCGCCGACCGGCTCCACGAGCTACGTGCAGCCGTCGTGGACCTCGCCAAGAACGCGGGGTTCCCCGCCGAGACGAGTCGTGGGGGGAACACTGACTTCGATCTCCGGCTGGCCGCTCTGCTGCACGCGGAGATGGGCATGGTTCCCGCAGAGGCCGCCTCACGGGACGTCTGGGCCTTCCTCGCGCTGATCCTTCTTCCGGATGTCGCCTACTGGCGCTACCCGCAGCCACCGACGGATCGTGTACTGGGCACAGACCTCACCCGACATGTCTTCGGTCGCCTGTGGTGGCGGGCTCAGTTGGTCCGGTCCTCCGACGACCTCGAACCGTACGGCGCCCTTGAGATCCTCGGAGAGGCCGCCTTCGACCAGATCTACGCACGTCGTGCGGCGCTCGGCGGAAGCCCGCACCTGGTCCGGGCCATCCTCCGGGTGTGGAACGACCTCGACCTGCAGGGACTCAACGAACGGGACACCCTTCGCGATTTCCTCAAGCGTCTGTTGCGACTCGCACCGTTCGTCCTGTTCGACGGAATCGAGCAGGGCCCGTTGGATGACGAGCTTCGTGCGGTCGCTCGGGAATCGGTGGATGCTCAACGACACCTGCGGTCGACGACTGTGGACGGCGCCCTTCCGACCAGGCCGGTCCCCGAGATCGCCATGCCGGTCCCCGACATCGTTCGTGGCGATTTCGATGAGACCGTGGCTTCGGCATCGGAGGCGCCTGCGACATCGGGTGCTCCCTCGGAGCGCGGGGCCGGTCCGCAAACCCTTACGTCGTTGGAGCTTTGCGCCGGCTCGGGCGCACAGGCCCTGGGACTTGAGCGCGCCGGCTTCCACCCGGTGCTGCTGATCGACAGCAAGCCCGATGCCTGCTCGACGATTCGTTCCAACCGGCCGCAGTGGAAGGTTCTCTGCGCGGATGTGACGGAGTTCGACTCTCGTGCCGAGGCGCAGGTACTGGGCGTCGACCTGCTCAGTGCGGGACTTCCCCGGGTGAAGTCGACGGCCGCCGCCGGCCGGGCCGAGGACACGGAGGAGCGGAGGGTCCTCAAGGCGGCGGTGTCGCTCGTCGACTCCATCAGGCCCAAGGCCCTGCTACTGGAGAATGTCCCGGATCTGGTCGATGGCTCGGATTTCGCCGAGGACCGCTCCTGGATCGAGGAACGGTTGCGACTCGCCGGCTACCAACCGAGCTGGAAGGTCCTCAACGCAGCCGACTTCGGCGTCCCCCAGAATCGTCGCAGCGGATTCTTGGTGGCGCTGGCGGCCCCGTACCACGCCGCGTTCTCCTGGCCCGAGCCGTCTCCCATGCCCTCGCCGACGGTCGGTGAGGTGCTCGGCTCCTCGATGGCCGCGGGCGGCTGGCCGGGCGCCGGCGAATGGGCCAGGTCGGCCAACCGGATCGCCCCGGCACTCGTCGGTGGCTCCGACCGGCGGGGTGGCGCCGACCTCGGCCCCACGGGCAGCAAGAAGGCATGGGCTGCGCTCGGGGTGAACGGTGACAGCCTCGGTAACGATGTCCCGGACACGGAGTTCCCGGTCGGAGGCCAGCCCAAGCTGACCGTCGACCAGGCCGCGATGATCCAGGCCATCCCGGATGACTGGATCGTCTTCGGCGGCAAGACCTCCAGATACCGTCAGATCGGTCACGCGATGCCCCCACCTCTGGCAACGGCGGTCGGCCGTGCCATCGCAGCCGCCCTCCAACGCTAA
- a CDS encoding LuxR C-terminal-related transcriptional regulator, protein MALGLTPPLPDAPDYVYALSPGTAAGFAVGRMEERVAEYQAAIRSTQAAFSALESIHAESSMRDGAGYSLIRGSETISEVLSTSVAACRSELLTTQPGASRPAELLARALESEIPRLRQGIRQRTIYQHKIRFDAPTMDYINLITAVGAQVRTTSELFDRLIIIDRETAFIPVDDEREVTALQIHHPGIVRYLGKIFDHIWERAIDVGTASARHAPQISDTQRAILHHLVSGQTDEWIARRVGLSRRSIAEHVRRISEQLGSSSRAQLGYLIALNGVLWGAEGATNPQPTAPAPDQDQDQ, encoded by the coding sequence GTGGCCCTCGGCCTGACCCCCCCGTTGCCCGACGCGCCCGACTACGTCTACGCGCTCTCCCCGGGCACCGCGGCCGGATTCGCGGTCGGCCGGATGGAGGAACGCGTCGCCGAGTACCAGGCGGCCATCCGCAGCACCCAGGCGGCCTTCTCGGCCCTGGAGTCGATCCACGCCGAGTCCTCGATGCGCGACGGCGCGGGCTACTCGCTGATCAGGGGCAGCGAGACCATCAGCGAGGTGCTGAGCACCTCGGTCGCCGCCTGCCGCTCCGAGCTCCTCACCACCCAGCCCGGAGCGAGCCGACCGGCCGAACTCCTGGCCCGGGCCCTGGAGTCGGAGATCCCCCGACTGCGCCAGGGGATCCGGCAGCGGACCATCTACCAGCACAAGATCCGCTTCGACGCCCCGACCATGGACTACATCAACCTGATCACCGCGGTCGGCGCACAGGTGCGGACCACCAGCGAACTCTTCGACCGGCTGATCATCATCGACCGGGAGACCGCCTTCATCCCGGTCGACGACGAGCGCGAGGTCACCGCCCTGCAGATCCACCACCCGGGGATCGTCCGCTACCTCGGCAAGATCTTCGACCACATCTGGGAGCGCGCGATCGACGTCGGCACCGCCAGCGCCAGGCACGCCCCGCAGATCTCCGACACCCAGCGGGCGATCCTCCACCACCTGGTCTCCGGCCAGACCGACGAGTGGATCGCCCGCCGCGTCGGCCTGAGCCGCCGCAGCATCGCCGAGCACGTCCGCCGCATCTCCGAGCAGCTCGGCAGCTCCAGCCGCGCCCAACTCGGCTACCTCATCGCCCTGAACGGCGTGCTCTGGGGCGCCGAGGGAGCCACCAACCCGCAGCCCACCGCCCCCGCGCCGGACCAGGACCAGGACCAGTAG